The genomic DNA CCTTTAGCAGTCTCGCTAGAGAGATTCTAAATTTGAGAAAACTTCCCTTCGCATGAACGATATCCGTTCCTAATTCGCCCGGAAAGTATATCGTAAAGCTTCTCGCCCAGACCCAGAGACCCGGAAGCAATACACCGGGCGTGAGCCATCCAAATTTAAAGAGTCGAAAAGAAATAATATTTACGATTAATTGAAGAACGGGACCGGAAAGAAGAATTTGAATACCGAAATAAACAAAAAGTAGAACGATAAAATATGAGGACATTAAAGTCGAACGAGACTTTTACTTAGTCTTTATCGCTCGTATCCGAGTATTTATTATCGATATTTTTTTTATCCATCTGCGATATCTCTAATTCTTTAGCGAGATCGTTTAAGAATTCTTTTTCCCTATCCGTGAAGGATCCGTCGGTCGCGATAATGCAAACAGCATCCTCGTAAAAGTTAGCCGCCAGGACGGGGTTTCCTTCTGAAAAATCCTTAATCATTTTTATCGGGAGAGGCGATTCAAAAATTTCGGATAGTTCTTCTACGATTTCGTCTTTACTATCTTGATGCGAGTCGAAGATGCAATCTTTATCAAACATCGCTTTGACCATTTGGCCGACTAAATTTCCTTCTCTCTTATGAAAGTTTCCGTCGGCGTGACAAGCATAGGACCAGAGGCTGACCAACACCTTGGCATAATTCATCTTTAATTGGAAAATTTCCGACTCTGGGTCCAGGCCTTTCTGGAATTTTTCATAAAATTCGTGGCCAGGCAGAACCTTACTCGCTAAGGATGAAACCCTCTCCATTTTTTGCCTTCCTTCTCCGAACGCTTTGCGTATTTCCGAAGTATTTTACTGTACGCGGACGATTTGCAATGAAAATCCATGTTGCTTTTGCGGGAATTTTTCGCATCTTGACTACGTGAGAACTGATCGGAAACGCCGGATACTTGTTACTTCCGCCCTGCCTTACGCGAACGGACCGATTCATTTAGGCCATGTTTTAGAAGCTGTCCAAACAGACGTTTATGTCCGCTTTCAGAAAGCGAGCGGGAACGAGTGTTATTTCTTTTGCGCGGACGACACGCATGGAACTCCGATCATGCTCGCCGCTAGAAAAGAAGGCATCGCCCCGGAACAATTGATCGACCGTGTTCGTAAGGAACACTATCGAGACCTGAACGGTTTTTTAGTCGAATACGATAATTATTATACTACAAATTCCGAAGAAAATCGCGTTCTTTCGGAAGAAATTTACCTTTCTTTAAAGGCGAA from Leptospira fainei serovar Hurstbridge str. BUT 6 includes the following:
- a CDS encoding tellurite resistance TerB family protein is translated as MERVSSLASKVLPGHEFYEKFQKGLDPESEIFQLKMNYAKVLVSLWSYACHADGNFHKREGNLVGQMVKAMFDKDCIFDSHQDSKDEIVEELSEIFESPLPIKMIKDFSEGNPVLAANFYEDAVCIIATDGSFTDREKEFLNDLAKELEISQMDKKNIDNKYSDTSDKD